From Anticarsia gemmatalis isolate Benzon Research Colony breed Stoneville strain chromosome 3, ilAntGemm2 primary, whole genome shotgun sequence, one genomic window encodes:
- the LOC142987505 gene encoding uncharacterized protein LOC142987505 isoform X2, producing the protein MHGSRRVITFCLLTTVLPTILIVLPLYLRNIKYADVMYKISDSDVIQIHKGQSSVFCQKHSLKMNSTFSAFQMKGTPEISDKRKHIKLKKSMTLPDDTLEYWGFYLLIGATVELKACSRHKGSKILVVKGDRILDTCGILEGYKHKKKLPRVENNGLLVTLEKPRETNKINISNIISDMDDSQDNSSESIEDTKDNNHSLENTDRSKRDIKNLPLHNPNTILDTGVHHGGNAINSTMKPQEPISSFENSLHECYHDKILINHLFPYSIQCNSTDYLEKTTILKVIHEVLDDGYYYYIFYGDQRVNDIYAIFDIYKPTFQYVNNSESKVCFNKTECEFNIDFFSDELVIVEKPTKEGLQNEESDSSILISVCHPRVSIYIIFPISVLLLILLFAFL; encoded by the coding sequence ATGCATGGATCTCGGAGAGTTATAACATTTTGCCTTTTAACAACAGTTCTGCCCACCATACTCATTGTGTTGCCATTATATCTGAGAAACATTAAATATGCAGACGTCATGTACAAAATATCGGATTCGGATGTTATTCAGATACATAAAGGACAATCATCTGTGTTTTGCCAAAAGCACTCACTAAAAATGAACTCAACATTCAGTGCATTCCAAATGAAGGGAACTCCAGAAATATCagacaaaagaaaacatataaaattaaagaagtcAATGACTCTACCAGATGACACCTTGGAATATTGGGGCTTCTATTTGTTAATAGGTGCTACTGTAGAATTAAAAGCTTGTTCAAGACATAAAGGTTCTAAGATTTTAGTTGTAAAAGGTGATAGAATATTAGATACATGTGGTATATTAGAGggatataaacataaaaagaaacTCCCACGTGTGGAGAATAATGGCCTACTAGTCACATTAGAAAAACCgagagaaacaaacaaaattaatattagcaaCATTATATCTGACATGGATGACAGTCAGGATAATTCAAGTGAATCTATAGAAGATACCAAAGATAATAACCATTCACTTGAAAACACAGACAGATCAAAAAGGGATATAAAAAATTTACCTCTTCATAATCCAAACACTATACTGGACACTGGTGTACATCATGGTGGGAATGCTATAAATAGCACCATGAAACCACAAGAACCTATTTCCAGTTTTGAGAACAGTTTACATGAATGTTATcatgacaaaatattaataaatcactTATTTCCATACTCAATACAATGTAACAGTACAGATTACTTAGAAAAAACTACAATACTCAAAGTGATTCATGAAGTTCTTGATGatggatattattattacatattttatggtGATCAGAGAGTCAATGATATTTATgctatttttgatatttataaaccaACATTCCAGTATGTTAATAACTCTGAGTCAAAAgtgtgttttaataaaactgagTGTGAATtcaatatagatttttttagtgATGAACTGGTTATAGTAGAGAAGCCTACAAAAGAAGGATTGCAAAATGAAGAAAGTGATTCATCCATTCTGATATCAGTCTGTCATCCTAGAGTAtccatttacataatatttcctATTTCTGTTCTTTTGTTAATTCTTCTGTTTGcgtttttatga
- the chic gene encoding profilin chickadee — translation MSWQDYVDKQLMASRCVTKAAIAGHDGNVWAKSEGFEISKDEVAKIVAGFDNESLLTSGGLTIAGTRYIYLSGTDRIIRAKLGKVGVHCMKTQQAVVISLYEEPIQPQQAASVVEKLGDYLITCGY, via the exons ATGAGCTGGCAAGATTATGTCGATAAACAGTTAATGGCATCCAGATGTGTTACAAAAGCTGCGATTGCCGGTCACGATGGGAATGTCTGGGCCAAGTCGGAAGGCTTCGAA ATATCAAAAGATGAAGTCGCGAAGATAGTGGCTGGTTTCGACAATGAATCACTGTTAACAAGTGGCGGCCTGACGATAGCAGGCACGCGGTACATCTACCTCAGTGGCACAGACCGCATCATACGCGCAAAACTCGGCAAGGTCGGCGTGCACTGCATGAAGACACAACAAG CCGTCGTAATTTCTCTGTACGAAGAACCCATCCAACCCCAGCAAGCTGCATCCGTAGTGGAGAAGTTAGGAGACTATTTAATTACCTGTGGTTATTAG
- the LOC142987505 gene encoding uncharacterized protein LOC142987505 isoform X1, which produces MHKPVPRHVNTSYYNTNYQYATVNKEDGSKMHGSRRVITFCLLTTVLPTILIVLPLYLRNIKYADVMYKISDSDVIQIHKGQSSVFCQKHSLKMNSTFSAFQMKGTPEISDKRKHIKLKKSMTLPDDTLEYWGFYLLIGATVELKACSRHKGSKILVVKGDRILDTCGILEGYKHKKKLPRVENNGLLVTLEKPRETNKINISNIISDMDDSQDNSSESIEDTKDNNHSLENTDRSKRDIKNLPLHNPNTILDTGVHHGGNAINSTMKPQEPISSFENSLHECYHDKILINHLFPYSIQCNSTDYLEKTTILKVIHEVLDDGYYYYIFYGDQRVNDIYAIFDIYKPTFQYVNNSESKVCFNKTECEFNIDFFSDELVIVEKPTKEGLQNEESDSSILISVCHPRVSIYIIFPISVLLLILLFAFL; this is translated from the exons ATGCATAAACCGGTGCCAAGACATGTTAATACGTCTTATTACAATACAAACTATCAGTATGCAACAGTTAACAAAGAAG ATGGCAGTAAAATGCATGGATCTCGGAGAGTTATAACATTTTGCCTTTTAACAACAGTTCTGCCCACCATACTCATTGTGTTGCCATTATATCTGAGAAACATTAAATATGCAGACGTCATGTACAAAATATCGGATTCGGATGTTATTCAGATACATAAAGGACAATCATCTGTGTTTTGCCAAAAGCACTCACTAAAAATGAACTCAACATTCAGTGCATTCCAAATGAAGGGAACTCCAGAAATATCagacaaaagaaaacatataaaattaaagaagtcAATGACTCTACCAGATGACACCTTGGAATATTGGGGCTTCTATTTGTTAATAGGTGCTACTGTAGAATTAAAAGCTTGTTCAAGACATAAAGGTTCTAAGATTTTAGTTGTAAAAGGTGATAGAATATTAGATACATGTGGTATATTAGAGggatataaacataaaaagaaacTCCCACGTGTGGAGAATAATGGCCTACTAGTCACATTAGAAAAACCgagagaaacaaacaaaattaatattagcaaCATTATATCTGACATGGATGACAGTCAGGATAATTCAAGTGAATCTATAGAAGATACCAAAGATAATAACCATTCACTTGAAAACACAGACAGATCAAAAAGGGATATAAAAAATTTACCTCTTCATAATCCAAACACTATACTGGACACTGGTGTACATCATGGTGGGAATGCTATAAATAGCACCATGAAACCACAAGAACCTATTTCCAGTTTTGAGAACAGTTTACATGAATGTTATcatgacaaaatattaataaatcactTATTTCCATACTCAATACAATGTAACAGTACAGATTACTTAGAAAAAACTACAATACTCAAAGTGATTCATGAAGTTCTTGATGatggatattattattacatattttatggtGATCAGAGAGTCAATGATATTTATgctatttttgatatttataaaccaACATTCCAGTATGTTAATAACTCTGAGTCAAAAgtgtgttttaataaaactgagTGTGAATtcaatatagatttttttagtgATGAACTGGTTATAGTAGAGAAGCCTACAAAAGAAGGATTGCAAAATGAAGAAAGTGATTCATCCATTCTGATATCAGTCTGTCATCCTAGAGTAtccatttacataatatttcctATTTCTGTTCTTTTGTTAATTCTTCTGTTTGcgtttttatga
- the LOC142987507 gene encoding activating signal cointegrator 1 complex subunit 1 has translation MADILKPEVIWIEGRCYRVNDPTTEVTALQEHDLYENDVGYKYDLDEGDEDDEFEVIMVDNSRFKTSLHVSKHYLGSIIGKKGSIKSRIERDTRTEIKIPRQGQEGDITILGATAAAVKAARRRINIIVISSRLKMRSTHFLSIPMNHPDIMKRFEEFKASVLRDCASSRGLEESLFIKASKLHLTLGVMCLMDNEERLVASKLLTEAKDKVLEPLLRGHLPLKIRLKGLSYMNDDPSNINVLYGTVEEEGDAKGLIQQVADGLVDHFYAAGYMEREHGRNNVKLHVTLLNSKYRNRSANVNADDGSSRNSRQPRETFDGSQVLKKFADFDFGVMEFNDIHLSQRHSMGPDGYYQPTCVVASITT, from the exons ATGGCAGATATATTAAAACCCGAAGTAATATGGATTGAAGGAAGATGTTACAGGGTTAATGATCCGACCACAGAAGTTACTGCACTGCAGGAACACGACTTATATGAAAATG ATGTTGGATACAAGTACGACCTGGATGAAGGTGATGAGGATGATGAGTTTGAAGTAATCATGGTTGATAATTCCAGATTCAAGACAAGTTTACATGTTTCTAA GCACTACTTGGGATCAATAATAGGAAAAAAAGGTTCAATCAAGAGTAGAATAGAGAGGGACACaagaacagaaataaaaattccAAGACAAGGCCAGGAAGGAGATATTACTATACTAGGAGCCACAGCTGCT gcTGTGAAAGCAGCAAGAAGAAGAATCAACATTATAGTGATATCTTCTAGACTGAAGATGAGGTCAACACATTTCTTATCAATACCAATGAACCATCCAGATATTATGAAAAGATTTGAAGAGTTTAAG gCCAGTGTTTTACGCGATTGTGCCAGTAGTCGAGGTCTGGAGGAGTCGTTATTTATTAAGGCTTCTAAACTACATCTAACACTCGGAGTCATGTGTTTGATGGACAATGAAGAAAGATTAGTTGCTTCTAAGTTACTCACTGAAGCTAAGGATAAAGTTCTTGA gCCATTATTGCGTGGTCATCTACCATTAAAGATCAGGCTCAAAGGTCTTTCCTACATGAACGATGATCCAAGCAACATAAACGTTTTGTACGGCACTGTTGAAGAGGAGGGAGATGCTAAAGGCTTGATACAACAAGTTGCGGACGGTTTAGTCGATCATTTCTATGCGGCAG GTTATATGGAGAGAGAACACGGCAGGAACAACGTGAAACTACACGTCACATTACTCAACTCTAAGTATAGAAATCGTTCAGCAAACGTAAATGCTGATGATGGCTCGTCAAGGAACTCCAGACAGCCGCGAGAAACTTTTGATGGAAGCCAAGTTTTGAAGAAATTCGCCGATTTCGACTTTGGAGTAATGGAGTTTAATGATATCCATCTATCGCAACGGCATTCTATGGGCCCCGACGGATATTACCAGCCGACGTGTGTGGTCGCATCGATAACTACGTga
- the eIF4A gene encoding eukaryotic translation initiation factor 4A, with translation MSYSSERRSEDWPEDSKNGPAKDQGSYEGNPTDPEGALDTNWHQVVESFDDMNLKEELLRGIYAYGFEKPSAIQQRAIMPCIQGRDVIAQAQSGTGKTATFSISILQQIDTSIRECQALILAPTRELAQQIQKVVIALGDHLNAKCHACIGGTNVREDVRQLESGVHVVVGTPGRVYDMITRRALRANTIKLFVLDEADEMLSRGFKDQIHDVFKMLSADVQVILLSATMPDDVLEVSRCFMREPVRILVQKEELTLEGIKQFYIAIELEEWKLETLCDLYDTLSIAQAVIFCNTRRKVDWLTESMHERDFTVSAMHGDMDQREREVIMRQFRTGSSRVLITTDLLARGIDVQQVSCVINYDLPTNRENYIHRIGRGGRFGRKGIAINFVTEADRRALKDIEEFYHTSISEMPSDVANLI, from the exons ATGTCTTATTCATCTGAAAGAAG ATCAGAAGATTGGCCGGAGGACTCCAAAAATGGGCCAGCAAAAGACCAAGGAAGTTATGAAGGAAACCCTACGGATCCGGAGGGAGCACTGGATACTAACTGGCATCAAGTCGTGGAAAGCTTTGATGACATGAATTTGAAAGAAGAATTGCTGAGAGGAATCTATGCCTATGGTTTCGAAAAGCCATCGGCCATCCAGCAACGCGCCATCATGCCGTGCATTCAGGGGCGCGATGTCATAGCTCAAGCTCAGTCTGGAACTGGCAAAACCGCTACTTTCTCAATCTCAATTCTTCAACAAATTGACACTAGTATTCGTGAATGCCAAGCTCTTATTCTGGCCCCGACCAGAGAGTTGGCCCAACAAATTCAGAAG GTGGTGATAGCTCTTGGTGATCACTTGAATGCTAAATGCCATGCCTGCATTGGTGGCACCAATGTGCGTGAGGATGTACGTCAACTGGAGAGCGGTGTACATGTGGTGGTGGGCACGCCTGGCCGCGTATACGACATGATCACCCGCCGTGCACTGCGCGCTAATACCATCAAGCTCTTTGTTCTTGATGAGGCTGATGAGATGTTGTCTAGAGG ATTCAAAGATCAAATTCATGATGTATTCAAGATGTTGTCTGCCGATGTTCAAGTTATTTTACTGTCTGCTACTATGCCTGATGATGTGCTTGAGGTGTCTCGCTGCTTCATGAGAGAACCTGTGAGGATCCTTGTGCAGAAGGAGGAG CTCACCTTGGAAGGTATTAAACAGTTCTACATTGCCATCGAACTAGAAGAATGGAAACTGGAGACCCTCTGTGATTTGTACGACACTCTCTCAATTGCCCAGGCTGTCATCTTCTGTAACACCCGTCGcaag GTGGACTGGCTGACCGAATCCATGCATGAGCGTGACTTCACCGTGTCTGCTATGCACGGTGATATGGACCAGCGTGAGCGTGAAGTCATTATGAGGCAGTTCCGTACGGGATCGTCTCGTGTACTGATCACTACCGATTTACTGGCGCGCGGTATTGACGTGCAGCAAGTCTCTTGCGTCATCAATTATGATCTGCCCACTAACCGTGAAAATTACATTCACCG AATTGGAAGGGGTGGACGTTTCGGCCGTAAGGGTATCGCCATCAACTTTGTAACCGAAGCAGACAGGAGAGCACTCAAGGATATTGAGGAATTCTACCATACAAGTATCTCGGAAATGCCCAGCGATGTGGCCAACCTCATCTGA